A genome region from Natronosalvus rutilus includes the following:
- a CDS encoding PH domain-containing protein, producing the protein MESLHPRIRLVWIARWVLLAVLLGVAVSAIDQWLVQIPVAVTVTVVALALVLGIVYAVVLYGRWHFDLQEDALYLERGVVTFVETAVPFVRVQHVDTQFGPVERALGLSSVVVYTAGSRNADVRVPGLTPERARRLQDTLRELAVESEADDAV; encoded by the coding sequence ATGGAATCGTTGCATCCGCGCATTCGCCTGGTGTGGATCGCTCGGTGGGTGCTGCTGGCTGTCCTCCTCGGCGTCGCCGTCAGCGCCATCGACCAGTGGCTGGTCCAAATACCGGTCGCCGTGACGGTCACCGTCGTCGCTCTCGCACTCGTTCTCGGCATCGTCTACGCAGTCGTGCTCTACGGGCGCTGGCACTTCGACCTTCAGGAGGACGCCCTCTACCTCGAGCGGGGCGTCGTGACGTTCGTCGAGACGGCCGTCCCGTTCGTTCGCGTCCAGCACGTCGACACGCAGTTCGGCCCCGTCGAGCGCGCACTGGGCCTCTCGAGCGTCGTGGTCTACACGGCCGGCTCGCGAAACGCCGACGTGCGGGTCCCGGGACTCACCCCTGAACGCGCTCGCCGGCTCCAGGACACACTCCGGGAACTGGCCGTCGAGAGCGAGGCCGACGACGCCGTATGA
- the cysS gene encoding cysteine--tRNA ligase, whose protein sequence is MTLHVTNTLTGETEPFEPQDPQNVLLYYCGLTVSDPPHLGHARSWVHVDVMHRWLEHVGYGVRHVENFTDVNEKIVARVGQDDLGDDEAAVAETYVQRTIEDMRSLNLLRAEVYPRVSEHIPEIIDLVETLVESGYAYESNGSVYFDVTTFEDYGALSNQDIESIEAQGEPDEQADKRHPADFALWKAGPVSEEAVHEHSKGATWEETPTGQTWDSPWGEGRPGWHIECSAMSMTHLGETLDIHVGGRDLVFPHHENEIAQSEAATGHQFARYWLHCELFQMGETKMSSSLGNFVTVDEAVERWGPNVLRTFLTAGAYNSQQLYSDDTISEAEERWERLERAYDAAVDVLDSPATKSKLVDEDLRESVDAAREAFTEAMNDDFNTREAQSALLEIASAANRHHEGAEGEHGSRAYDYQGLKRAVETLEELGDVLGLTFGGAKATGNVELAGEVVDLVLEIREQERDAGNYERADELRDELEAIGVEVQDTDEGPTFRLP, encoded by the coding sequence ATGACCCTGCACGTGACGAATACGTTGACGGGCGAGACGGAGCCGTTCGAGCCACAGGATCCCCAAAACGTCCTCCTCTACTACTGTGGCCTGACGGTTTCGGACCCGCCCCACCTCGGGCACGCCCGCTCGTGGGTGCACGTCGACGTGATGCACCGCTGGCTCGAGCACGTCGGCTACGGCGTCCGTCACGTCGAGAACTTCACCGACGTCAACGAGAAGATCGTCGCCCGCGTCGGCCAGGACGACCTCGGCGACGACGAAGCCGCGGTCGCCGAAACCTACGTTCAGCGGACGATCGAGGACATGCGTTCGCTGAACCTCCTGCGCGCCGAGGTCTACCCCAGGGTATCGGAGCACATCCCCGAGATCATCGACCTCGTGGAGACACTCGTCGAGTCGGGCTACGCCTACGAGTCCAACGGCTCGGTCTACTTCGACGTGACGACCTTCGAGGACTACGGGGCGCTCTCGAACCAGGACATCGAATCGATCGAGGCCCAGGGCGAACCCGACGAACAGGCCGATAAGCGCCACCCGGCCGACTTCGCGCTCTGGAAGGCGGGACCGGTCTCGGAAGAGGCCGTCCACGAACACAGCAAGGGTGCGACCTGGGAGGAGACGCCGACCGGCCAGACCTGGGACTCGCCGTGGGGCGAGGGGCGGCCAGGATGGCACATCGAGTGCTCGGCGATGAGCATGACCCACCTCGGGGAGACCCTCGACATCCACGTCGGCGGCCGGGACCTCGTCTTCCCTCACCACGAGAACGAGATTGCCCAGAGCGAGGCCGCGACGGGCCACCAGTTCGCCCGCTACTGGCTCCACTGCGAACTGTTCCAGATGGGCGAGACGAAGATGTCCTCGAGTCTGGGCAACTTCGTGACCGTCGACGAGGCCGTCGAGCGGTGGGGACCCAACGTCCTTCGCACGTTCCTCACCGCGGGTGCGTACAACAGCCAGCAACTCTACAGCGACGACACCATCTCGGAGGCCGAAGAACGCTGGGAACGCCTCGAGCGTGCCTACGACGCCGCCGTCGATGTGCTCGATTCCCCCGCCACGAAGTCGAAACTCGTCGACGAGGACCTTCGCGAGTCCGTGGACGCTGCGCGGGAGGCGTTCACCGAGGCGATGAACGACGACTTCAACACCCGCGAGGCGCAGTCGGCGCTGCTCGAAATTGCGAGCGCGGCGAATCGCCATCACGAGGGCGCCGAAGGCGAACACGGATCGAGGGCGTACGACTACCAGGGCCTGAAACGAGCCGTCGAGACGCTCGAGGAACTCGGCGACGTACTCGGATTGACCTTCGGCGGCGCCAAGGCGACCGGCAACGTCGAACTCGCGGGCGAGGTCGTCGACCTGGTCCTCGAGATCCGCGAGCAGGAGCGAGACGCGGGTAACTACGAGCGCGCCGACGAGTTGCGCGACGAACTCGAGGCGATCGGCGTCGAGGTACAAGATACGGACGAGGGGCCGACGTTTCGGCTTCCGTGA
- a CDS encoding presenilin family intramembrane aspartyl protease PSH has translation MNERIRLGSAVGFTCLLFIGVQFGALALVEPFTAAEMQAVEDPSDPTNSLVYVGAILVMTAFMLAAFKYDLQWIIRGLIVGVSVMLSWFVFAEILPPVATIASFGVFPLLVSLGIGAALVIYPEWYVIDLAGVVMGAGAAGLFGISFGLLPALVLLVVLAVYDAISVYRTEHMLDLAEGVMDLHIPVVLVVPTSLSYSFLEAGDVPGEIENRDAESTATTNGGSPEADADDFEGPTAEPTDSEAAEDERERERTESEQPEPEQTEPELDDASEGVRDALFIGLGDAVIPTILIASAASFLEVGSLDVPLITLNAPALGGVLGTLAGLLVLMAMVLRGRPHAGLPLLNSGAIGGYLVGALWAGVPVATALGL, from the coding sequence ATGAACGAGCGGATTCGTCTGGGCAGTGCGGTCGGATTCACCTGTCTCCTCTTTATCGGCGTCCAGTTCGGCGCGCTCGCGCTCGTCGAACCCTTCACCGCCGCCGAGATGCAGGCCGTCGAGGACCCCTCCGACCCGACGAACAGCCTGGTCTACGTCGGGGCGATTCTCGTGATGACGGCGTTCATGCTCGCGGCGTTCAAGTACGATCTCCAGTGGATCATCCGCGGACTCATCGTCGGCGTCAGCGTCATGCTCTCGTGGTTCGTCTTCGCCGAGATTCTCCCGCCCGTAGCCACGATCGCCTCGTTCGGTGTCTTCCCCCTCCTCGTCTCGCTCGGCATCGGCGCCGCCCTCGTGATCTATCCCGAGTGGTACGTCATCGACCTCGCCGGCGTCGTCATGGGCGCGGGCGCGGCCGGCCTCTTCGGGATCAGCTTCGGCCTCTTGCCCGCTCTCGTCTTGCTCGTCGTGCTCGCCGTCTACGACGCGATTAGCGTCTACCGGACGGAGCACATGCTCGACCTCGCCGAGGGCGTGATGGACCTGCACATTCCCGTCGTCCTCGTCGTCCCGACCTCGCTGTCGTACTCCTTCCTCGAGGCCGGCGACGTGCCCGGTGAAATCGAAAATCGAGACGCGGAATCGACGGCGACGACCAACGGCGGTTCCCCGGAAGCCGATGCGGACGATTTCGAAGGCCCCACCGCCGAGCCGACCGATTCCGAGGCTGCCGAGGACGAACGCGAGCGAGAGCGGACAGAGTCAGAGCAGCCAGAGCCTGAGCAAACAGAGCCAGAACTGGACGACGCATCCGAAGGCGTCCGCGACGCCCTCTTCATCGGTCTCGGTGACGCCGTCATCCCGACAATCCTGATCGCCAGCGCCGCCTCCTTCCTCGAGGTTGGCTCGCTCGACGTTCCGCTGATCACGCTCAACGCGCCCGCGCTGGGTGGCGTGCTGGGCACGCTCGCGGGGTTGCTGGTCCTGATGGCCATGGTCCTCAGGGGCCGACCGCACGCCGGACTGCCGCTGCTCAATTCGGGAGCGATCGGCGGCTACCTCGTCGGCGCGCTTTGGGCCGGCGTGCCGGTCGCGACGGCGCTCGGGTTGTGA
- a CDS encoding PQQ-binding-like beta-propeller repeat protein produces MPDHSRRTFLRHTGLTITAGSTLAAVSGTAGATSSTAADPSDWPSLGGRPGNNARVASGISDPGSLEVAWSCDCGGHIAVVDETVYLRADDGSVHAYEAADGSQVWQSDDLGADRTPAVADGTVYVGGEALTAVDAENGEIRWRLDLEYSDGIRSPKVADGVVFVVGDGVLYAIDASSGKELWQFDPDDGGLHESPVPIDDGAVFVADETRLYAREASDGAERWTFDLEANDDDGQFSAVTPVVDYGILAAGYHGESDAGISYHDVESGGRIARVAGRAHNHPPVIGSELVYTVDGTNNDTATGHDLETGEKEWEPDPSGEGTSPFIIDEEHVYAGLESDSESTGEDEGSWMRFFAFDAWDGSVEWERDTTAVLRPLALVDETLYVGSVDGEVLAALRPNGEDEDDEGDNGEDGDDESDGGSEIDDDTDDEENDSDGSGDTDDGGSENESSDISEGNESDSTDNSSGSDETNETNETIGSNDSNDSGNESATEDGGSSADETPGFTGIGALAGGGLTLEWLRRRVDEDESEK; encoded by the coding sequence ATGCCAGACCACAGCCGACGGACGTTCCTCCGGCACACCGGGCTGACGATCACCGCCGGAAGCACCCTCGCCGCAGTGAGTGGGACGGCTGGCGCCACGTCGTCGACGGCCGCCGATCCGAGCGACTGGCCCTCCCTCGGGGGAAGGCCGGGAAACAACGCGCGGGTCGCCTCGGGGATCAGCGATCCCGGGTCCCTCGAGGTCGCCTGGTCGTGTGACTGCGGCGGCCATATCGCGGTCGTCGACGAGACGGTTTACCTCCGAGCGGACGACGGCTCCGTACACGCCTACGAAGCCGCGGACGGGTCACAGGTGTGGCAATCCGACGACCTCGGCGCCGATCGAACGCCGGCAGTTGCTGACGGAACCGTTTACGTCGGCGGCGAGGCACTCACCGCGGTCGACGCCGAGAACGGCGAGATTCGCTGGCGGCTCGACCTCGAGTACAGCGACGGGATTCGATCGCCGAAAGTCGCCGATGGGGTCGTGTTCGTCGTCGGTGACGGCGTCCTCTACGCGATCGACGCCTCGAGCGGCAAAGAGCTCTGGCAGTTCGATCCGGATGACGGAGGGCTACACGAATCACCGGTCCCGATCGACGACGGCGCTGTATTCGTCGCGGACGAGACGCGCCTGTACGCCCGCGAGGCCAGCGACGGCGCCGAACGCTGGACGTTCGACCTCGAGGCCAACGACGACGATGGACAGTTCAGCGCGGTCACGCCGGTCGTGGACTACGGCATCCTGGCCGCTGGCTACCACGGCGAGTCGGACGCTGGGATCTCCTACCACGACGTCGAATCCGGGGGCCGAATCGCTCGCGTGGCCGGTCGAGCGCACAATCACCCACCCGTGATCGGCTCGGAACTCGTCTACACCGTCGACGGGACGAACAACGACACCGCGACGGGCCACGACCTCGAGACGGGGGAGAAGGAGTGGGAACCGGACCCGTCCGGCGAAGGGACCAGTCCGTTCATCATCGACGAAGAGCACGTCTACGCCGGTCTCGAAAGTGATTCAGAATCGACAGGCGAGGACGAGGGGTCCTGGATGCGCTTTTTCGCGTTCGATGCCTGGGACGGCTCCGTCGAGTGGGAGAGAGACACCACGGCGGTACTGCGTCCCCTCGCACTCGTCGACGAAACGCTCTACGTCGGGAGCGTCGACGGCGAGGTGCTGGCCGCGTTGCGACCCAACGGTGAGGACGAAGACGACGAGGGCGACAATGGCGAAGACGGAGACGACGAGTCCGACGGGGGAAGCGAGATCGACGACGATACCGACGACGAAGAGAACGACTCCGATGGAAGTGGCGATACAGACGACGGTGGTTCCGAGAACGAATCGAGCGACATCAGCGAGGGCAACGAGAGCGACAGTACCGACAACTCGAGCGGTTCCGATGAGACGAACGAGACTAACGAGACCATCGGCTCCAACGACTCCAACGACTCTGGAAACGAATCCGCAACCGAAGACGGCGGATCGTCGGCCGACGAGACCCCCGGGTTCACCGGCATTGGCGCGCTCGCCGGCGGCGGACTCACCCTCGAGTGGCTGCGACGTCGCGTCGACGAAGACGAATCCGAGAAGTAA
- a CDS encoding inorganic phosphate transporter gives MPELLLIFTILIAVFVGFNIGGSTTAPAFGPAVGASLVPKVVAGGLMAVFFGLGAATIGRRVVDTLGQQLLNDSSLFTLESSIVILGLIGIVLFAGNRTGVPASTSMTTVGAIAGLGMASGELQWATMREIVFWWTIAPIAGFAVSVAIGYFYYQRFDDWISESSSNEPLFAVDRSGTIPSMTVTSSQRDELLAGGVVVVVGCLMAFSSGTSNIANIVAPLIGGDVLDMPVGIVLGSIAVALGALTIARRTLETLGNDIVKLPLPAALVASTVSAAIIITLSLLGIPASFVIVATVSIAGLGWSRTLRVDDDSGGRKRGPVGDGGLDPAEVRGTIASKDDSSESELEFDPFESARVLTLQHVIPVVATVGAYAVFSVAPVY, from the coding sequence ATGCCCGAGCTACTGCTGATTTTTACTATTCTCATCGCCGTCTTCGTCGGGTTCAACATCGGGGGCTCGACGACGGCGCCGGCGTTCGGTCCAGCCGTCGGAGCGTCGCTGGTACCGAAGGTCGTCGCCGGGGGGCTGATGGCCGTCTTCTTCGGCCTCGGTGCGGCGACGATCGGCCGTCGCGTCGTCGACACGCTCGGACAGCAACTACTCAACGATTCGTCGCTCTTCACGCTCGAGTCGAGCATCGTCATTCTCGGGCTCATCGGCATCGTGCTGTTCGCCGGCAACCGGACCGGAGTTCCGGCCTCGACCTCGATGACCACCGTCGGAGCGATCGCCGGCCTCGGCATGGCCAGCGGCGAACTGCAGTGGGCGACGATGCGCGAGATCGTCTTCTGGTGGACCATCGCCCCGATTGCTGGGTTCGCTGTCTCGGTTGCCATCGGGTACTTCTACTACCAACGGTTCGACGACTGGATCTCGGAGTCGAGTTCGAACGAACCGCTGTTCGCCGTGGACCGTTCGGGTACGATTCCCTCGATGACTGTCACCTCGAGCCAGCGCGACGAATTGCTGGCCGGGGGCGTGGTGGTCGTCGTCGGCTGTCTCATGGCGTTCAGTTCCGGTACCTCCAACATCGCGAACATCGTCGCGCCGCTGATCGGCGGTGACGTACTCGACATGCCAGTCGGCATCGTTCTGGGATCGATCGCCGTTGCTCTCGGTGCGCTGACGATCGCTCGACGAACCCTCGAGACGCTGGGCAACGATATCGTCAAACTTCCGCTCCCTGCCGCGCTCGTCGCGTCGACGGTCAGTGCGGCCATCATCATCACACTCTCGCTGCTGGGTATTCCCGCCAGTTTCGTGATCGTCGCGACGGTCTCCATCGCGGGACTCGGATGGAGTCGAACGCTCCGCGTTGACGACGATTCCGGCGGCCGAAAACGCGGCCCCGTCGGCGATGGCGGGCTCGACCCTGCCGAGGTCAGGGGAACCATCGCGTCGAAGGACGACTCGTCCGAATCCGAACTCGAGTTCGACCCGTTCGAGAGCGCCCGCGTGCTCACACTCCAGCACGTGATCCCGGTCGTCGCGACCGTCGGCGCCTACGCCGTCTTCTCAGTCGCACCGGTGTACTGA
- the srp19 gene encoding signal recognition particle subunit SRP19 has translation MVENVIWPAYLDSTRTRAEGRRVPLELAVEEPTVEEIAKAVQQIGYDATVERDKAYSREHWVPRGRVVVRGTEDSTKNDLVQAVAAYVVALRE, from the coding sequence ATGGTCGAGAACGTCATCTGGCCCGCGTACCTGGATTCCACCCGCACGCGGGCCGAGGGGCGACGCGTACCCCTCGAGCTGGCAGTCGAAGAGCCGACGGTCGAGGAAATCGCGAAGGCGGTCCAGCAGATTGGCTACGACGCGACCGTCGAACGCGACAAGGCCTACTCGCGAGAGCACTGGGTGCCCCGGGGACGGGTCGTCGTCCGCGGAACCGAGGACTCGACAAAGAACGACCTCGTCCAGGCAGTCGCGGCGTACGTCGTCGCGTTACGAGAATGA
- a CDS encoding DUF7575 domain-containing protein yields the protein MDRSFSKKRPWLAALLGVLVTGFGHCYLRRWRRALGWIVLLFGVSILFVETATLEALAAGEGADLAELSPLLFVAILSVVDAYLLAVAHNQVARRAPAPDGSLTHCPYCGKELDTDLEFCHWCTSDLSDFSNLEAQEETSTESDR from the coding sequence ATGGATCGGTCGTTCTCGAAGAAGCGCCCGTGGCTCGCCGCGTTACTCGGGGTCCTCGTCACCGGCTTCGGTCACTGTTACCTCCGGCGCTGGCGGCGTGCGCTGGGCTGGATCGTCCTCCTGTTCGGCGTCAGTATCCTGTTCGTCGAGACGGCCACGCTCGAGGCCCTCGCGGCCGGCGAGGGCGCAGATCTGGCGGAACTGTCCCCGCTCCTGTTCGTCGCGATTCTCAGCGTCGTCGATGCGTATCTGCTCGCGGTGGCGCACAATCAGGTGGCCCGGCGAGCACCCGCACCCGACGGGAGCCTCACGCACTGCCCGTACTGTGGGAAGGAACTCGATACGGATCTCGAGTTCTGTCACTGGTGTACGAGCGATCTCTCGGACTTCTCTAATCTGGAAGCGCAAGAGGAGACGTCCACCGAATCAGACCGGTAG
- a CDS encoding H/ACA ribonucleoprotein complex subunit GAR1, with protein MRRVGTVVRTAQGLAVLRAELVGDGDGDDGGDGNGGTGGDSGRNAIGTMVLNDSLETVGRVVDVFGPVDRPYLAVTPQSSVHLPGLVGSTLYAR; from the coding sequence ATGCGGCGGGTTGGAACGGTCGTCCGGACGGCTCAGGGGCTCGCGGTGTTGCGGGCTGAGCTTGTGGGCGATGGGGACGGCGACGACGGCGGGGACGGTAACGGCGGTACTGGCGGCGATAGCGGACGAAACGCCATCGGCACGATGGTCCTGAACGACTCCCTCGAAACCGTCGGTCGAGTCGTCGACGTGTTCGGTCCGGTCGACCGACCGTATCTCGCGGTTACGCCGCAGTCGAGCGTTCATCTACCCGGCCTCGTCGGGTCGACGCTGTACGCACGATAA
- the btuC gene encoding vitamin B12 ABC transporter permease BtuC translates to MIGSAALGPVRIDPFVVTKAMLNVLVVPAGLEWTATAVPLLERSIPRPGFTYASVFGFDVPATHQTIVGDVRLPRIALAATVGFGLAAAGTVMQGFFRNPLADPSIIGVSTGAAAGAVAAIAYPALVPLTSLHLSAFVGAIATAMLVYAIATEGGRTPVATLLLAGVAVQAFLGALISYMLVHSGDSLRAAVVWMMGHLGGSNWGDVGFALPVALVGVGVLGAYTREMNVLLLGEEDAHHLGVDVERTKLLLLVIASVVTAAGVAVAGVIGFVGLVVPHVLRLLVGPDHRILLPTSALAGASFLVVTDTLARAGPAEVPVGIVTAALGAPFFLFLLVRREVHSL, encoded by the coding sequence ATGATCGGGAGCGCCGCCCTCGGACCAGTCCGGATCGACCCGTTCGTCGTCACGAAAGCGATGCTCAACGTGCTCGTCGTCCCTGCGGGCCTCGAGTGGACCGCGACGGCGGTTCCGCTGCTCGAGCGGTCGATCCCCCGGCCTGGATTCACCTACGCCTCCGTCTTCGGGTTCGACGTTCCCGCAACCCACCAGACGATCGTCGGCGACGTCCGACTGCCGCGGATCGCGCTGGCGGCCACGGTCGGCTTCGGCCTGGCCGCCGCCGGGACGGTGATGCAGGGCTTCTTCAGGAACCCGCTGGCCGACCCTTCCATCATCGGCGTCTCGACCGGCGCGGCCGCCGGCGCCGTCGCCGCCATCGCGTACCCAGCGCTGGTTCCCCTGACGAGCCTGCACCTCTCCGCGTTCGTCGGGGCCATCGCCACCGCGATGCTCGTCTACGCCATCGCGACCGAGGGTGGACGCACCCCCGTTGCGACTCTCCTGCTCGCCGGCGTCGCCGTCCAGGCGTTCCTGGGCGCGCTCATCTCCTACATGCTCGTCCACAGCGGGGACAGCCTCCGGGCGGCCGTCGTCTGGATGATGGGTCACCTCGGCGGGAGCAACTGGGGCGACGTCGGCTTCGCCCTCCCCGTTGCCCTCGTCGGCGTCGGCGTCCTCGGCGCCTATACCCGCGAAATGAACGTCCTCCTGCTCGGCGAGGAGGACGCCCACCACCTCGGCGTCGACGTCGAGCGGACCAAACTCCTCTTGCTCGTGATCGCCTCCGTCGTCACCGCTGCGGGCGTCGCCGTCGCTGGCGTCATCGGCTTCGTCGGTCTCGTCGTCCCACACGTCCTGCGCTTGCTCGTCGGCCCCGACCACCGAATCTTGCTCCCGACGAGCGCGCTCGCCGGCGCGTCGTTTCTGGTCGTGACGGATACCCTCGCTCGAGCCGGCCCCGCGGAGGTTCCAGTCGGAATCGTCACGGCGGCCCTCGGTGCGCCATTCTTCCTCTTTCTGCTCGTTCGACGGGAGGTGCACTCGCTGTGA
- a CDS encoding PGF-CTERM-anchored ABC transporter substrate-binding protein: MRRLLIVTIAILALTASAGPALAAGGAAPAASSGVQTPAQADSTCEYPIELEDATGEQLTLEEPPESIVALYPSDAQLVYSVGAEDRLEGMPMGPYTEGLETEGKTDITADDGVTPVVEEIIALEPDVVLAANVVTFEEDKLNQLRDAGIDVYVFDSSSSVDDVRSAVEITGQLTGACDSSDVTLEWMDERLSIIEGALADEPRPSALYAMDGEVYTTGTGTFQHEILTTAGVENVAANAGIEGWGIISDETIIDEDPEWILYGDDAYDEPPVSDAVGETTAMQEDQHFGVDANAMSQPAPNVVFAIEDIFATVHADAYGEVEADLEAADESYEESLADLQTSASDDENADEEDADSGNKSNANDSESEMEDEDQGENEGTVQDANESDDEDSIPGFGVPVALAAIAGLLGLRRL; this comes from the coding sequence ATGCGACGACTACTCATCGTGACGATCGCGATACTCGCGCTCACCGCGAGCGCCGGTCCTGCGCTGGCTGCCGGGGGCGCTGCACCAGCGGCTTCGAGCGGGGTCCAGACTCCGGCCCAGGCCGACTCCACGTGCGAGTACCCGATCGAACTCGAGGACGCGACAGGCGAACAGTTGACGCTCGAGGAACCGCCCGAATCGATCGTCGCGCTCTACCCGAGCGACGCGCAACTGGTGTACAGCGTCGGGGCCGAGGACCGACTCGAGGGTATGCCGATGGGTCCGTACACCGAGGGTCTCGAAACCGAGGGCAAGACCGACATCACCGCCGACGACGGCGTGACACCGGTCGTCGAGGAGATCATCGCGCTCGAACCTGACGTCGTGCTCGCGGCGAACGTCGTCACGTTCGAGGAGGACAAGTTGAATCAGCTTCGAGACGCCGGCATCGACGTCTACGTGTTCGATTCCTCGAGTTCTGTCGATGACGTGCGCTCGGCGGTCGAAATCACCGGGCAGCTCACCGGCGCCTGCGACAGCAGCGACGTCACGCTCGAGTGGATGGACGAGCGCCTCTCGATCATCGAGGGCGCACTCGCGGACGAGCCGCGCCCATCGGCCCTCTACGCGATGGACGGCGAGGTCTACACCACCGGAACCGGAACGTTCCAGCACGAGATTCTGACGACTGCCGGCGTCGAAAACGTGGCCGCGAATGCTGGTATCGAGGGCTGGGGCATCATCAGCGACGAGACGATTATCGACGAGGACCCCGAGTGGATCCTCTACGGCGACGACGCCTACGACGAACCGCCCGTCTCCGACGCGGTCGGCGAGACGACGGCGATGCAGGAAGATCAGCACTTCGGCGTCGACGCGAACGCGATGAGCCAGCCCGCACCGAACGTCGTCTTCGCCATCGAGGACATCTTCGCCACCGTTCACGCCGACGCCTACGGCGAGGTCGAAGCGGACCTCGAGGCGGCCGACGAGTCCTACGAGGAGTCACTGGCCGACTTGCAGACGAGTGCCTCTGACGATGAAAACGCTGACGAAGAAGACGCCGACAGTGGGAACAAAAGCAACGCGAACGACAGTGAGAGCGAGATGGAAGACGAGGACCAGGGTGAAAACGAGGGCACGGTCCAGGACGCAAACGAATCCGACGACGAGGATTCGATTCCCGGCTTCGGCGTCCCCGTCGCACTCGCCGCTATCGCGGGTCTGCTCGGACTCCGTCGACTGTAG
- a CDS encoding DUF7523 family protein — protein sequence MSLAAETRRAVDAHPFLHTALRADVVNYTAAARFLAVDDETDAVATALRRYGDELEALGPSDRSVRVRMQSGVGPVDDNGEALLAVGSTVFGTGADSSAYTAIVATGEVDARAVSTALASLSIAGIEVVAAGFEAETLVVAVERLDGANAVRAVEGALETALK from the coding sequence ATGTCACTCGCAGCCGAGACGCGACGGGCAGTCGACGCCCACCCGTTTCTCCACACCGCGCTCCGTGCAGACGTGGTCAACTATACCGCTGCCGCCCGCTTCCTCGCGGTGGACGATGAAACCGACGCGGTCGCGACGGCGCTCAGGCGTTACGGCGACGAACTCGAGGCGCTCGGTCCGAGCGACCGATCCGTCCGCGTCCGGATGCAAAGCGGCGTCGGGCCAGTCGACGATAACGGCGAAGCGCTCCTGGCGGTCGGTTCAACTGTCTTCGGCACTGGTGCCGACTCGAGTGCGTACACGGCTATCGTCGCGACAGGCGAAGTGGATGCTCGAGCGGTTTCGACGGCGCTCGCGTCGCTGAGCATCGCAGGTATCGAGGTGGTCGCCGCCGGATTTGAGGCCGAAACGCTGGTCGTCGCGGTCGAGCGTCTCGACGGGGCGAACGCCGTTCGTGCGGTCGAGGGTGCCCTGGAGACGGCGCTCAAGTAG
- a CDS encoding BolA family protein, producing the protein MEPEAVESLIESELEDADVTVGRARGDHDDDHLAATVVSPAFEGLPLVQQHQRVYDALEGHMTTDIHALELSTYTPAEYAERVDD; encoded by the coding sequence ATGGAACCCGAAGCCGTCGAATCTCTCATCGAATCCGAACTCGAGGACGCCGACGTGACCGTCGGCCGTGCCCGCGGCGACCACGACGACGATCACCTGGCGGCGACGGTCGTCTCGCCGGCGTTCGAGGGTCTGCCCCTCGTTCAGCAACACCAGCGCGTCTATGACGCCCTCGAGGGCCACATGACGACCGACATCCACGCCCTCGAGTTGTCGACGTACACGCCCGCGGAGTACGCCGAGCGCGTCGACGACTGA